A part of Miscanthus floridulus cultivar M001 chromosome 6, ASM1932011v1, whole genome shotgun sequence genomic DNA contains:
- the LOC136458076 gene encoding uncharacterized protein has translation MTVMERDLPGVTRELETRSLGKSVFLRNERDIWDQLRRQKGLLADAQGLLSARSAEVEDLRLRCADIQAELAMAKEQSAPLVAKIKELEEERDSFRLRAQEATASAKATAGQLGAEQSEHQATKVALAEATKAAEASRVEVSAWKGKAEGKFR, from the exons atgactgtcatggaaagggacttgcctggtgtcactcgg gagctcgagacccgatcccttgggaaatcggtgttcctgcgaaatgagagggatatctgggaccagctccggcgccagaagggcttgcttgccgatgcccagggactattgtcggcgcggagtgcggaagtggaggacctccgccttcgttgtgccgacattcaggcggagttggccatggctaaggagcagtccgcccctctggtggccaagatcaaggaactggaggaggagcgagactccttcaggcttcgggcccaagaagcgacggcctctgcgaaggctacagccgggcagctgggtgcggagcagagcgagcatcaggcgacaaaagtcgccctggcagaggctaccaaggcggccgaggcctctcgggtcgaggtctcagcctggaagggcaaggccgagggtaagttccgctga